The following proteins come from a genomic window of Nicotiana tomentosiformis chromosome 12, ASM39032v3, whole genome shotgun sequence:
- the LOC104117017 gene encoding BTB/POZ domain-containing protein POB1-like isoform X2: MKNLNNDIFDPQTIIMDSDFSPGYGSGTESDFGFAFNDSNFSDRILIVEIVLDSRDSKSDGEDCSSIVDWARKRKRRREEIRKENDVFTQSEEEVLNCNMLDTVDGLSYENQDEEAVAMVEESPSGTEMTTDHPGDGEAPKSSDSSTNMDSSTGLQVRTIHISSPILAAKSPFFYKLFSNGMRESEQRHVTVQIHASEEAAFMDLLNFMYSNTLSTTTPTALLDVLMAADKFEVASCMRHCSRLLRNLPMTCESALLYLDLPSGVLMADAVLPLTDAAKQFLAARFKDITKFQEEVLNLPLAGIEAVLSNDDLQVASEDAVYDFVLKWARIHYPNFEERREILGSRLCRLIRFPYMTCRKLKKVLTCNDFDPELSSKVVLEALFFKAEAPYRQRSLAAEEGSASHHRFVERVYKYRPAKVVEFELPRQQCIVYLDLKREECNNLFPAGRVYSQAFHLGGQGFFLSAHCNMDQQSSFHCFGLFLGMQEKGSVSFAVDYEFAARTKPTEEYVSKYKGNYTFTGGKAVGYRNLFGIPWTAFVAEDSVYFINGILHLRAELTIRQ, translated from the exons ATGAAAAACTTGAACAACGACATTTTTGATCCCCAAACAATAATAATGGACTCCGATTTCTCTCCTGGATACGGATCGGGTACAGAATCCGACTTCGGGTTCGCTTTCAACGACAGCAATTTCTCCGACCGGATTTTGATAGTTGAGATTGTTCTTGACTCGCGTGACTCCAAATCCGATGGTGAGGATTGTAGCAGTATCGTTGATTGGGCCCGCAAACGCAAACGTAGGAGAGAAGAAATCAGGAAAGAAAATG ATGTGTTCACGCAAAGTGAGGAGGAGGTGTTGAATTGTAATATGTTGGATACAGTAGATGGTCTTTCTTATGAGAACCAAGATGAGGAAGCTGTTGCAATGGTTGAGGAATCTCCATCCGGCACTGAGATGACCACAGATCACCCTG GGGATGGTGAAGCTCCTAAGAGCAGTGACTCGTCCACAAACATGGACTCTTCAACTGGGCTTCAAGTTCGAACTATACACATCAGTTCTCCTATTTTGGCCGCAAAGAGTCCATTCTTTTATAAG CTGTTCTCCAATGGCATGAGAGAGTCAGAGCAGCGGCATGTTACTGTACAAATACATGCCTCGG AAGAAGCTGCCTTCATGGACCTATTGAATTTTATGTATAGCAATACTTTATCTACGACAACGCCTACTGCCTTGCTTGACGTGCTTATGGCTGCTGACAAATTTGAGGTTGCATCATGCATGAGACACTGCAGCCGTTTACTGCGGAATCTTCCCATGACTTGTGAATCGGCCTTGCTTTATTTGGATCTTCCTTCTGGCGTTTTAATGGCTGATGCAGTTCTGCCACTGACTGATGCTGCAAAACAGTTTCTCGCTGCACGTTTCAAGGATATAACCAA GTTCCAAGAAGAGGTGTTGAACTTGCCTCTTGCAGGAATTGAGGCTGTTCTCTCCAATGACGACCTTCAGGTTGCTTCAGAGGATGCTGTATATGACTTTGTGTTAAAGTGGGCTCGCATCCATTACCCAAACTTTGAGGAACGACGTGAAATATTGGGCTCACGTCTTTGTCGCCTCATTCGTTTTCCGTACATGACATGCAGGAAGCTGAAGAAAGTTCTAACTTGCAATGACTTTGATCCTGAACTATCTTCCAAGGTTGTCCTGGAGGCTCTATTTTTCAAAGCTGAAGCACCATACAGGCAGCGTTCTCTTGCTGCTGAGGAGGGCAGTGCCTCACACCATCGTTTTGTGGAGCGTGTTTACAAGTATAGACCAGCTAAAGTTGTCGAGTTTGAACTGCCTCGTCAGCAGTGTATTGTTTACCTAGATTTAAAACGGGAAGAGTGCAATAATCTCTTCCCTGCTGGTAGAGTTTACTCTCAGGCTTTCCATTTGGGCGGACAAGGTTTTTTCCTATCAGCTCATTGTAACATGGATCAACAGAGTTCATTCCATTGCTTTGGGTTGTTTTTAGGCATGCAAGAGAAGGGATCAGTGTcatttgcagtggattatgagtTTGCAGCTCGGACAAAGCCAACCGAGGAATATGTGAGCAAGTATAAGGGGAACTACACATTCACCGGTGGCAAGGCTGTTGGCTACAGGAACCTGTTTGGCATCCCTTGGACTGCTTTTGTGGCGGAAGATAGTGTATACTTCATTAATGGGATTCTCCATCTTCGAGCTGAGCTTACTATCCGACAATAA
- the LOC104117017 gene encoding BTB/POZ domain-containing protein POB1-like isoform X1 yields MKNLNNDIFDPQTIIMDSDFSPGYGSGTESDFGFAFNDSNFSDRILIVEIVLDSRDSKSDGEDCSSIVDWARKRKRRREEIRKENDADVFTQSEEEVLNCNMLDTVDGLSYENQDEEAVAMVEESPSGTEMTTDHPGDGEAPKSSDSSTNMDSSTGLQVRTIHISSPILAAKSPFFYKLFSNGMRESEQRHVTVQIHASEEAAFMDLLNFMYSNTLSTTTPTALLDVLMAADKFEVASCMRHCSRLLRNLPMTCESALLYLDLPSGVLMADAVLPLTDAAKQFLAARFKDITKFQEEVLNLPLAGIEAVLSNDDLQVASEDAVYDFVLKWARIHYPNFEERREILGSRLCRLIRFPYMTCRKLKKVLTCNDFDPELSSKVVLEALFFKAEAPYRQRSLAAEEGSASHHRFVERVYKYRPAKVVEFELPRQQCIVYLDLKREECNNLFPAGRVYSQAFHLGGQGFFLSAHCNMDQQSSFHCFGLFLGMQEKGSVSFAVDYEFAARTKPTEEYVSKYKGNYTFTGGKAVGYRNLFGIPWTAFVAEDSVYFINGILHLRAELTIRQ; encoded by the exons ATGAAAAACTTGAACAACGACATTTTTGATCCCCAAACAATAATAATGGACTCCGATTTCTCTCCTGGATACGGATCGGGTACAGAATCCGACTTCGGGTTCGCTTTCAACGACAGCAATTTCTCCGACCGGATTTTGATAGTTGAGATTGTTCTTGACTCGCGTGACTCCAAATCCGATGGTGAGGATTGTAGCAGTATCGTTGATTGGGCCCGCAAACGCAAACGTAGGAGAGAAGAAATCAGGAAAGAAAATG ATGCAGATGTGTTCACGCAAAGTGAGGAGGAGGTGTTGAATTGTAATATGTTGGATACAGTAGATGGTCTTTCTTATGAGAACCAAGATGAGGAAGCTGTTGCAATGGTTGAGGAATCTCCATCCGGCACTGAGATGACCACAGATCACCCTG GGGATGGTGAAGCTCCTAAGAGCAGTGACTCGTCCACAAACATGGACTCTTCAACTGGGCTTCAAGTTCGAACTATACACATCAGTTCTCCTATTTTGGCCGCAAAGAGTCCATTCTTTTATAAG CTGTTCTCCAATGGCATGAGAGAGTCAGAGCAGCGGCATGTTACTGTACAAATACATGCCTCGG AAGAAGCTGCCTTCATGGACCTATTGAATTTTATGTATAGCAATACTTTATCTACGACAACGCCTACTGCCTTGCTTGACGTGCTTATGGCTGCTGACAAATTTGAGGTTGCATCATGCATGAGACACTGCAGCCGTTTACTGCGGAATCTTCCCATGACTTGTGAATCGGCCTTGCTTTATTTGGATCTTCCTTCTGGCGTTTTAATGGCTGATGCAGTTCTGCCACTGACTGATGCTGCAAAACAGTTTCTCGCTGCACGTTTCAAGGATATAACCAA GTTCCAAGAAGAGGTGTTGAACTTGCCTCTTGCAGGAATTGAGGCTGTTCTCTCCAATGACGACCTTCAGGTTGCTTCAGAGGATGCTGTATATGACTTTGTGTTAAAGTGGGCTCGCATCCATTACCCAAACTTTGAGGAACGACGTGAAATATTGGGCTCACGTCTTTGTCGCCTCATTCGTTTTCCGTACATGACATGCAGGAAGCTGAAGAAAGTTCTAACTTGCAATGACTTTGATCCTGAACTATCTTCCAAGGTTGTCCTGGAGGCTCTATTTTTCAAAGCTGAAGCACCATACAGGCAGCGTTCTCTTGCTGCTGAGGAGGGCAGTGCCTCACACCATCGTTTTGTGGAGCGTGTTTACAAGTATAGACCAGCTAAAGTTGTCGAGTTTGAACTGCCTCGTCAGCAGTGTATTGTTTACCTAGATTTAAAACGGGAAGAGTGCAATAATCTCTTCCCTGCTGGTAGAGTTTACTCTCAGGCTTTCCATTTGGGCGGACAAGGTTTTTTCCTATCAGCTCATTGTAACATGGATCAACAGAGTTCATTCCATTGCTTTGGGTTGTTTTTAGGCATGCAAGAGAAGGGATCAGTGTcatttgcagtggattatgagtTTGCAGCTCGGACAAAGCCAACCGAGGAATATGTGAGCAAGTATAAGGGGAACTACACATTCACCGGTGGCAAGGCTGTTGGCTACAGGAACCTGTTTGGCATCCCTTGGACTGCTTTTGTGGCGGAAGATAGTGTATACTTCATTAATGGGATTCTCCATCTTCGAGCTGAGCTTACTATCCGACAATAA